A stretch of the Haloarcula ordinaria genome encodes the following:
- a CDS encoding CheF family chemotaxis protein, whose translation MSDGERKLVDTQGKFVQVISDGRKQNDIEWTPGRILLSNKRLVLATNDGKRTIPLSSLTSVAASQMNQPLAQVDGYIKLQAGRDVFLVSAEDDEAFEEHLYSSLLDQVVVLVDHPAVKGGVVQETEWEKARLKMDGDCVDLAIQSGTFVQLELDDVGTVEAKQKAIRGSERPVLEVEHTVDGTSVETHITGTPRHVSLLEGLLRQGEQRNNTDDVDLSPEETQVLMALYSGISPFKIPDFVDMDVEEVEAVYDRLIEADILEPVRTRREVHLEARGRSIAGDAIADQ comes from the coding sequence ATGAGCGACGGAGAACGGAAGCTGGTCGACACCCAGGGCAAGTTCGTCCAGGTCATCAGCGACGGCCGGAAACAGAACGACATCGAGTGGACGCCGGGCCGCATCCTGCTGTCGAACAAGCGACTCGTGCTCGCGACCAACGACGGCAAGCGGACCATCCCCCTGTCGTCGCTCACCAGCGTGGCGGCCAGTCAGATGAACCAGCCGCTGGCACAGGTCGACGGGTACATCAAACTCCAGGCCGGCCGCGACGTCTTTCTCGTCTCGGCAGAGGACGACGAGGCGTTCGAGGAACACCTCTACAGCTCGCTTCTGGACCAGGTGGTCGTGCTCGTCGACCACCCCGCAGTGAAAGGCGGCGTCGTCCAGGAGACCGAGTGGGAGAAGGCGCGGCTCAAGATGGACGGGGACTGCGTCGACCTGGCGATTCAGAGCGGCACCTTCGTCCAGCTGGAACTCGACGACGTCGGCACCGTCGAGGCCAAACAGAAGGCGATTCGCGGGTCGGAACGCCCGGTGCTCGAGGTGGAACACACCGTCGACGGGACGAGCGTCGAGACGCACATCACCGGGACCCCCCGGCACGTCTCGCTGCTCGAAGGCCTCCTCCGGCAGGGCGAGCAGCGGAACAACACCGACGACGTGGACCTCTCTCCGGAGGAGACGCAGGTGCTGATGGCGCTGTACTCCGGCATCTCGCCGTTCAAGATACCCGACTTCGTGGACATGGACGTCGAGGAGGTCGAGGCGGTGTACGACCGGCTCATCGAGGCCGACATCCTCGAACCCGTCCGGACGCGCCGCGAGGTGCACCTCGAGGCCCGCGGGCGGTCTATCGCCGGCGACGCCATCGCCGACCAGTGA
- a CDS encoding HEAT repeat domain-containing protein, with translation MSLYELERSGDVQELVRVLRESENERVQRRAAELLGNFPDHDDRRDVVNALVRAAQSDSDAVTATAIDSLEELGGDAIEQLIGSMAGIDLEDDAADWVKAKAFIQALDADIPELRMAAANGLGNLGQTDAVPKLAERFSDPDPRVRARAARSAGKIGDSRATNPLESMLTDPKAAVRREAAEALGNIGNRQALQALLPMYEDDNERVRRIAVGAFGNFGNDKPVDYLVESLSDDSPAVRRAGVYSLIELLANVPTEQSHTIRETVVEKLSSTDDRSVVVPLVEILEESTQAAQRRNTAWLLGRVTSDAERDRVIDALVEALRADDQMLRQFAATSLAELGGEDNMVERRLLDIVTDGSVAPDVRGQAIFTLGKVGGERSRKELDRLVDETDHDVVRKKAFSALSKLGGRG, from the coding sequence ATGAGCCTCTACGAACTCGAACGGAGCGGCGACGTCCAGGAGCTCGTCAGGGTGCTTCGGGAGAGCGAGAACGAGCGCGTACAGCGACGCGCAGCGGAGCTGTTGGGGAACTTCCCCGACCACGACGACCGACGCGACGTCGTCAACGCGCTTGTCAGGGCCGCACAGAGTGACAGCGACGCGGTCACTGCCACCGCTATCGACTCGCTGGAGGAACTCGGCGGCGACGCCATCGAGCAGCTCATCGGGAGCATGGCGGGCATCGACCTCGAGGACGACGCCGCCGACTGGGTGAAAGCCAAGGCGTTCATCCAGGCACTGGACGCGGATATCCCGGAGTTGCGGATGGCCGCCGCGAACGGGCTGGGGAACCTGGGACAGACCGATGCCGTGCCGAAGCTCGCCGAGCGCTTTTCCGACCCCGACCCGCGAGTGCGGGCCCGCGCGGCCCGGTCGGCCGGGAAGATCGGCGACTCGCGGGCGACCAACCCGCTGGAATCGATGCTGACCGACCCGAAGGCCGCCGTCCGGCGGGAAGCCGCCGAAGCGCTGGGGAACATCGGGAACCGGCAGGCGCTCCAGGCCCTGTTGCCGATGTACGAAGACGACAACGAGCGCGTCCGGCGCATCGCCGTCGGCGCCTTCGGCAACTTCGGGAACGACAAGCCGGTCGACTACCTCGTCGAGTCGCTGTCGGACGACTCGCCGGCGGTCCGGCGGGCCGGGGTCTACTCGCTCATCGAACTGCTGGCGAACGTCCCGACCGAGCAGAGCCACACCATCCGTGAGACGGTCGTCGAGAAACTCTCGAGTACGGACGACCGGAGCGTGGTCGTCCCCCTCGTCGAAATCTTAGAAGAGAGCACCCAGGCGGCACAGAGACGCAACACCGCCTGGCTGCTCGGCCGGGTCACCAGCGACGCGGAGCGCGACCGGGTCATCGACGCGCTGGTCGAGGCCCTGCGGGCGGACGACCAGATGCTCCGACAGTTCGCGGCCACCAGTCTGGCCGAGCTGGGCGGCGAGGACAACATGGTCGAGCGCCGGCTGCTCGACATCGTCACCGACGGCAGCGTCGCCCCCGACGTCCGCGGGCAGGCGATATTCACCCTCGGGAAGGTCGGCGGGGAACGCTCGCGCAAGGAGCTCGACCGTCTCGTCGACGAGACGGACCACGACGTGGTCCGCAAGAAGGCGTTCTCGGCGCTCTCGAAGCTCGGTGGCCGTGGATGA
- a CDS encoding CheR family methyltransferase produces MSKGSDRQFQQLVEFIGAEMDFESGFYNDSYLDRRISARMRRTDTDSYRQYRRLLERETEERELLLDSLSINVTGFFRNPEAWESLRPVLRDLTENNRSVRLWSAPSADGREPYSAAMLALDDPEIDARRIEITGTDINADILEEARAATYETSQTTDIAEELAPLDDYSEYIDQDGNTFRVRKRVRDMITFEQHDLIRGDPKRDFDLVFCRNLLIYIDSEFKVPIFETIRNSLREGGYLMIGMTETLPAACRDDFEPVHKQHRIYRRV; encoded by the coding sequence ATGAGCAAGGGCAGCGACCGGCAGTTCCAGCAGCTGGTGGAGTTCATCGGCGCGGAGATGGACTTCGAGTCCGGGTTCTACAACGATTCGTATCTCGACCGCCGTATCAGTGCCCGGATGCGCCGGACAGACACCGACTCGTACCGTCAGTACCGGCGGCTGCTCGAACGAGAGACCGAGGAGCGCGAGCTGCTGCTCGACTCGCTTTCGATCAACGTCACCGGGTTCTTCCGGAACCCCGAAGCGTGGGAGTCGCTGCGGCCAGTCCTGCGGGACCTGACCGAGAACAACCGGTCGGTGCGGCTCTGGTCGGCCCCGAGCGCCGACGGACGCGAACCGTACTCGGCGGCGATGCTGGCCCTCGACGATCCCGAAATCGACGCGCGGCGTATCGAGATCACTGGGACCGACATCAACGCCGACATCTTAGAGGAAGCCCGCGCGGCTACCTACGAGACGTCACAGACGACCGACATTGCGGAGGAGCTCGCGCCGCTGGACGATTACTCCGAGTACATCGACCAGGACGGGAACACCTTCCGCGTTCGCAAGCGGGTGCGGGATATGATCACCTTCGAGCAACACGACCTCATCCGCGGCGACCCCAAGCGGGACTTCGACCTGGTGTTCTGTCGGAACCTGCTCATCTACATCGACTCGGAGTTCAAGGTCCCCATCTTCGAGACCATCCGGAACTCGCTGCGCGAGGGCGGCTACCTGATGATAGGCATGACCGAGACGCTCCCGGCCGCGTGTCGCGACGACTTCGAACCGGTCCACAAACAGCACCGCATCTACCGCCGGGTGTGA
- the cheA gene encoding chemotaxis protein CheA yields the protein MEDQYLDAFIRESEEAITELNNSLLDLESDPSDREAMDSIFRTAHTLKGNFGAMGFDDAANLAHAVEDLLDAMRQGEMDVTPDVMDLVFAGVDQIEVIVNEIEAEGESQTDTDEMVEQLRTVLGEGAAAAGSTGGGGERSGDKAVSNGDAPGGDVSVDTDIEVADADERVVHVTVDVGESDMLGVDAMLAMEAIEEPFDVLGFEPERAAIEDGEFDETFVLYLDAVDAATVDAELGSIGKVDAFEATDVTDALSDEGEDDEANVADSGGTDATKEDEHSVDEIKSVRVDVDQLDDLHGLVEQLVTSRIKLRRAVEQDDVDSAGETLNELDKITANLQNTVMDMRLIPLKKVVGKFPRLVRDLSRELEKDVDFEIEGEDIELDRTILTEISDPLMHILRNSVDHGIESPAEREAAGKDPTGHITLRASRERDHVIIEVEDDGAGLDVEGIKQKAIEKGVRSPEELEAMDDSAIYDLIFHPGFSTADEVTDTSGRGVGMDVVHDTVTQLDGSVDVDSTPGEGTTVALRLPVTMAIVKVLFVEVGDEEYGIPIKNVDEITATNAVKQVNGTEVIKHNDDIYPVIHLDETFDVEGAHTNGDGMLVRIRESERQVALHCDSVNSQEEVVVKPLEGILSGTPGLSGTAVLGDGNIVHILDVVTL from the coding sequence ATGGAGGACCAGTATCTCGACGCGTTCATCCGCGAGAGCGAAGAGGCGATAACGGAACTGAACAACTCGTTGCTCGATCTGGAGTCCGACCCGTCGGACCGGGAGGCGATGGACTCGATATTCCGGACGGCCCACACGCTGAAGGGGAACTTCGGCGCGATGGGATTCGACGACGCCGCGAACTTAGCCCACGCGGTCGAGGACCTCCTGGACGCGATGCGGCAGGGGGAGATGGACGTGACGCCCGACGTGATGGACCTCGTGTTCGCCGGCGTCGACCAGATAGAGGTCATCGTCAACGAGATCGAAGCCGAGGGCGAGTCACAGACGGACACCGACGAGATGGTCGAGCAGTTGCGGACCGTCCTCGGAGAGGGGGCCGCCGCGGCGGGTTCGACCGGCGGTGGCGGTGAGCGCAGTGGTGACAAGGCGGTTTCGAACGGCGACGCGCCCGGTGGGGACGTCTCGGTCGACACTGATATCGAAGTCGCCGACGCCGACGAGCGCGTCGTCCACGTGACTGTCGACGTCGGCGAGTCGGACATGCTCGGGGTCGACGCGATGCTCGCGATGGAGGCCATCGAGGAGCCGTTCGACGTGCTCGGCTTCGAACCGGAGCGGGCGGCCATCGAGGACGGGGAGTTCGACGAGACGTTCGTCCTCTACCTCGACGCCGTCGACGCCGCCACGGTCGACGCCGAGCTCGGCTCTATCGGGAAGGTGGACGCCTTCGAGGCGACCGACGTGACCGACGCCCTCTCGGACGAGGGGGAAGACGACGAGGCCAACGTCGCGGATTCCGGCGGCACAGACGCGACGAAAGAGGACGAACACAGCGTCGACGAGATAAAATCCGTCCGCGTCGACGTCGACCAGCTGGACGACCTCCACGGGCTGGTCGAACAGCTGGTCACCAGCCGTATCAAGCTCCGCCGGGCCGTCGAACAGGACGACGTCGACTCGGCCGGCGAGACGCTGAACGAGCTGGACAAGATAACCGCGAACCTCCAGAACACGGTGATGGACATGCGGCTCATCCCGTTGAAGAAGGTCGTCGGGAAGTTCCCGCGGCTGGTCCGTGACCTCTCGCGCGAACTGGAGAAGGACGTCGACTTCGAGATCGAGGGCGAGGACATCGAGCTCGACCGGACCATCCTCACCGAGATCTCGGACCCGCTGATGCACATCCTGCGCAACTCCGTGGATCACGGCATCGAGAGCCCCGCGGAGCGCGAGGCCGCCGGGAAAGACCCGACGGGCCACATCACGCTGCGGGCCTCCCGCGAGCGCGACCACGTCATCATCGAGGTCGAGGACGACGGCGCTGGCCTCGACGTCGAGGGTATCAAGCAGAAGGCCATCGAGAAGGGCGTCCGCTCGCCCGAGGAGCTGGAGGCGATGGACGATTCGGCCATCTACGACCTCATCTTCCACCCGGGGTTCTCGACGGCCGACGAGGTGACCGACACCAGTGGCCGCGGCGTCGGGATGGACGTCGTCCACGACACCGTCACCCAGCTTGACGGTTCGGTGGACGTCGACTCGACGCCCGGCGAGGGGACCACGGTGGCGCTTCGCCTCCCGGTGACGATGGCCATCGTGAAGGTGCTGTTCGTCGAGGTGGGCGACGAGGAGTACGGCATCCCCATCAAGAACGTCGACGAGATCACCGCGACGAACGCCGTCAAACAGGTCAACGGGACGGAGGTCATCAAACACAACGACGACATCTACCCGGTCATCCACTTAGACGAGACGTTCGACGTCGAGGGCGCACACACGAACGGCGACGGGATGCTCGTGCGCATCCGGGAGTCGGAACGACAGGTCGCCCTGCACTGTGACTCGGTCAACTCCCAGGAGGAGGTGGTGGTCAAACCGCTCGAGGGCATCCTCTCGGGGACGCCCGGCCTCTCGGGGACCGCGGTACTGGGCGACGGGAACATCGTCCACATCTTAGACGTGGTGACGCTATGA
- the cheB gene encoding chemotaxis-specific protein-glutamate methyltransferase CheB yields the protein MVDGSTSAVVADDSHFMRSVISDILEEGGIEVATQARDGAEAVEAVRTHDPDVVTMDVEMPEMNGIEATERIMAEHPTPVVMLSAHTDENADVTFEALDKGAVDFFTKPGGEVSMEMSRLKDQLVDIVTSVADVDVTGGAAKNGAGGSTATAGTGTVSRKSTSTRSDAASDSTGVHDEREFVDNPTLLIGSSTGGPKMVETVMEELPTAADFRVLIVQHMPEGFTGRFAERIDARSDYEVREARDGARLAGGEAVVAAGDYHMAVKNYRNGRLRVKLNQDPPVNSVRPAVDVTMETAAETIDDPLVGVILTGMGGDGADGIRAIKGVGGHTIAQDEATSAVYGMPKRAVETGCVDDVLPIEGIAGGILDTITTEVTR from the coding sequence ATGGTCGATGGTTCCACGAGTGCCGTTGTCGCCGACGATTCTCACTTCATGCGGAGTGTCATCTCTGACATCCTCGAGGAGGGCGGCATCGAGGTGGCGACACAGGCCCGAGACGGGGCCGAAGCCGTCGAGGCCGTCCGCACACACGACCCGGACGTCGTGACGATGGACGTCGAGATGCCCGAGATGAACGGCATCGAGGCCACCGAGCGGATCATGGCCGAGCACCCGACGCCGGTGGTGATGCTGTCGGCACACACCGACGAGAACGCCGACGTCACCTTCGAGGCGCTCGATAAGGGCGCCGTCGACTTCTTCACCAAGCCCGGTGGCGAGGTGTCGATGGAGATGTCACGGCTGAAAGACCAGCTGGTCGACATCGTCACGTCCGTCGCCGACGTGGACGTCACGGGCGGGGCGGCGAAGAACGGTGCGGGTGGGTCAACTGCGACGGCCGGGACCGGTACGGTATCAAGGAAATCCACGAGCACGCGGTCGGACGCCGCCTCCGATTCCACTGGGGTGCACGACGAACGTGAATTCGTCGACAACCCAACACTGCTTATCGGGTCCTCCACCGGCGGCCCCAAGATGGTCGAGACGGTGATGGAAGAACTCCCGACGGCGGCCGACTTCCGGGTCCTCATCGTCCAGCACATGCCCGAGGGGTTCACTGGCCGGTTCGCCGAGCGAATCGACGCCCGCAGCGACTACGAGGTCCGGGAGGCCCGCGACGGGGCTCGACTCGCCGGTGGGGAAGCGGTGGTCGCCGCCGGCGACTACCACATGGCGGTCAAGAACTACCGGAACGGCCGGCTCCGGGTGAAACTGAACCAGGACCCGCCGGTCAACAGCGTCCGACCGGCCGTCGACGTGACGATGGAGACGGCGGCGGAAACCATCGACGACCCCCTCGTCGGGGTCATCCTCACTGGGATGGGCGGCGACGGGGCCGACGGCATCCGCGCAATAAAGGGCGTCGGGGGCCACACCATCGCACAGGACGAGGCGACGTCGGCCGTCTACGGGATGCCGAAACGCGCCGTCGAAACGGGCTGTGTGGACGACGTGCTTCCCATCGAGGGGATCGCAGGCGGCATTCTCGATACGATTACCACTGAGGTGACCAGATAA
- a CDS encoding chemotaxis protein CheW — MSAQSGTTGQVLEFKLGTETYSVSIDYVTEIVDVGELTKVPNAPPYVEGVMDLRGRTTSIVDPKAVFGLDEEGEGRRIIVFDPDIVEDQSAVGWLVDEVFQVVQVDPDQVDQSPADDTGAIRGVVKRDEEFVIWVDPGVVHARD, encoded by the coding sequence ATGTCAGCACAGTCAGGCACGACCGGCCAAGTCCTCGAATTCAAACTCGGGACCGAGACGTACAGCGTGAGTATCGACTACGTGACCGAGATCGTCGACGTCGGGGAGCTGACCAAGGTCCCCAACGCACCGCCGTACGTCGAGGGCGTGATGGACCTGCGAGGGCGCACGACATCCATCGTCGACCCGAAGGCGGTCTTCGGTCTCGACGAGGAGGGGGAGGGACGGCGCATCATCGTCTTCGACCCGGACATCGTCGAGGACCAGAGCGCCGTCGGCTGGCTGGTCGACGAGGTGTTCCAGGTCGTCCAGGTCGACCCCGACCAGGTCGACCAGTCGCCGGCGGACGACACCGGTGCGATCCGCGGTGTCGTCAAACGCGACGAGGAGTTCGTCATCTGGGTGGACCCCGGGGTCGTCCACGCCCGTGACTGA
- a CDS encoding RAD55 family ATPase produces the protein MIQLTKTGIDGLDDILNGGIVTNSTTLVSGNPGAGKSILCLQYIYNGVDEFGESGIYLTFEENASDLREAAESLGFDKWPEYVDNGDIKVYDKQVLLRENDFSSSLDLLLDDLEDDQYDRLVLDSLAMFELFFDNEMEKRTYLLKFTDILRENGLTSLITNEQGATFPDTDIGLANYLTDGNIYLIQTPTESGVNRYVWVAKMRKQNIETDIFPMEIDWGGIQIHPNASAFSMMGEQDPPI, from the coding sequence ATGATTCAACTCACAAAAACGGGCATCGACGGGCTCGACGATATCTTGAACGGCGGCATCGTGACCAACTCGACGACACTGGTCAGCGGTAACCCGGGGGCCGGGAAGTCGATACTCTGTCTCCAGTACATCTACAACGGCGTCGACGAGTTCGGCGAGAGCGGCATCTACCTCACGTTCGAGGAGAACGCGTCCGACCTCCGGGAGGCGGCTGAGTCGCTCGGCTTCGACAAGTGGCCCGAGTACGTCGACAACGGGGACATCAAGGTGTACGACAAGCAGGTCCTCCTGCGTGAGAACGACTTCTCCTCGTCGCTGGACCTGCTCCTCGACGACCTCGAGGACGACCAGTACGACCGTCTGGTCCTCGACTCGCTGGCCATGTTCGAGCTCTTCTTCGACAACGAGATGGAGAAACGGACGTACCTGCTGAAGTTCACCGACATCCTCCGCGAGAACGGGCTGACGTCGCTCATCACCAACGAGCAGGGCGCCACCTTCCCGGACACCGACATCGGGCTGGCCAACTACCTGACGGACGGCAACATCTATCTCATCCAGACGCCGACCGAGTCCGGAGTGAACCGGTACGTCTGGGTCGCGAAGATGCGCAAGCAGAACATCGAGACCGACATCTTCCCGATGGAGATCGACTGGGGTGGCATCCAGATCCACCCGAACGCCAGCGCGTTCTCGATGATGGGCGAGCAGGATCCCCCAATTTAA
- a CDS encoding ArsR/SmtB family transcription factor, whose amino-acid sequence MSSADILQTLGNKYSAEILDATDEPVSAQELSDELGIPIATCYRRIDELTEHDLLELHDNILSDDRRRIKVYRRNVDEVCVDFEEELSVNVEERSEVTNKLDEAWRTLSDG is encoded by the coding sequence ATGTCCTCAGCGGATATTCTCCAGACTCTGGGGAACAAATACAGCGCCGAGATACTCGACGCGACCGACGAGCCGGTGTCGGCTCAGGAGCTGAGCGACGAGCTCGGGATTCCGATCGCGACCTGCTACCGTCGCATCGACGAACTGACAGAACACGACCTGCTCGAACTCCACGACAACATCCTCTCGGACGACCGCCGGCGCATCAAGGTGTACCGCCGGAACGTCGACGAGGTGTGTGTCGACTTCGAGGAGGAGCTGTCGGTCAACGTCGAGGAACGCTCGGAAGTGACGAACAAGCTCGACGAAGCCTGGCGGACCCTCTCCGACGGATAG
- a CDS encoding DUF7521 family protein, whose protein sequence is MIELLYAITTLVFVVAGLTMVGMAMRAYVQTSREAMLHLSLGFSLAVAGAAATMISAFINDFEGVKSLLLVNSGLTTFGYLFVMYSLITYD, encoded by the coding sequence GTGATTGAACTTCTCTACGCCATCACGACGCTCGTGTTCGTCGTCGCCGGACTCACCATGGTCGGGATGGCGATGCGGGCGTACGTCCAGACATCGCGGGAGGCGATGCTTCACCTCTCGCTCGGCTTCTCGCTCGCTGTCGCGGGCGCGGCCGCCACCATGATCAGCGCCTTCATCAACGACTTCGAAGGCGTGAAATCGCTGTTGCTCGTCAACAGCGGCCTCACGACCTTCGGTTACCTGTTCGTGATGTACAGTCTCATCACGTACGACTGA
- a CDS encoding archaellin/type IV pilin N-terminal domain-containing protein produces the protein MFTEHNDDDRGQVGIGTLIVFIAMVLVAAIAAGVLINTAGFLQSSAEETGQQSSDQVTNRLEVVSAVGTGITGDTVDTVEITVKKAPGAGNIDLSATILQYVDSSGSEDLTEGDHSSNGGSEFSVQTVQDTNDNSISSSQVLNDPSDRARIVISTAEVRGGTGLGEGGTATIRMNTQSGGTTTVRLVVPETLSGNSAVTL, from the coding sequence ATGTTCACGGAACACAACGACGACGACCGCGGGCAGGTCGGTATCGGCACGCTCATCGTGTTCATCGCGATGGTGCTTGTCGCCGCGATCGCCGCGGGCGTCCTGATCAACACGGCCGGCTTCCTGCAGAGCAGTGCCGAGGAGACCGGACAACAGAGCAGCGACCAAGTGACGAACCGGCTTGAAGTGGTAAGTGCAGTTGGGACTGGCATTACCGGTGATACCGTCGATACTGTTGAAATCACGGTTAAAAAGGCACCGGGTGCCGGAAATATCGACCTCAGCGCGACCATTCTCCAGTATGTCGACTCATCTGGCTCGGAAGACTTGACTGAGGGAGATCACTCCAGCAACGGCGGCAGTGAATTCAGCGTCCAAACTGTTCAGGACACCAATGACAACTCAATTTCGTCAAGTCAGGTGCTTAATGATCCATCTGACCGGGCACGAATTGTCATTAGCACTGCGGAAGTTCGTGGCGGAACTGGGCTTGGCGAAGGTGGCACGGCAACTATTCGAATGAACACCCAGTCCGGTGGTACCACGACCGTCCGCCTGGTCGTCCCGGAGACCCTGTCTGGAAACTCCGCCGTCACGCTGTAA
- a CDS encoding DUF7500 family protein — MAQGSDDGNPEDGKILSPEELDIADDEHVTQIDESRYVVSSDVRTDDSPGTQATPTPDPEPEPKPEPETPEFTDANVHEWLATQMDESNARYGFDVTAKFDGGVDQQKLVSNDIVTVFESLLLWYARQLDGSTPVEEVLGILLSQSNVPVRYPSSTVQDLVKSTNLGPDDTIADLIEAVDDEDGLEL; from the coding sequence ATGGCACAGGGGTCCGACGACGGTAACCCGGAAGACGGCAAGATTCTCTCCCCTGAAGAGCTCGACATCGCCGACGACGAGCACGTGACGCAGATCGACGAGAGCCGGTACGTCGTCTCCTCCGACGTTCGGACCGACGACAGCCCGGGCACACAGGCGACGCCGACACCGGACCCCGAACCCGAGCCGAAACCGGAACCCGAGACCCCGGAGTTCACCGACGCGAACGTCCACGAATGGCTCGCAACTCAGATGGACGAGTCGAACGCGCGCTACGGCTTCGACGTGACGGCGAAGTTCGACGGCGGCGTCGACCAGCAGAAACTCGTCTCCAACGACATCGTCACCGTCTTCGAAAGCCTGCTGCTCTGGTACGCCCGGCAACTCGACGGGTCGACGCCAGTCGAGGAGGTGCTCGGGATTCTTCTCTCGCAGTCCAACGTCCCCGTCCGCTACCCGTCCTCGACCGTCCAGGACCTCGTCAAATCCACGAACCTCGGCCCGGACGACACCATCGCGGACCTCATCGAGGCCGTCGACGACGAGGACGGCCTTGAACTCTGA
- the cheY gene encoding chemotaxis protein CheY: MPDVLIADDSEFMRNLLREILEEDHTIVGEVENGVEAVEVYKEETPDLVMMDIVMPIRDGIEATDEIKSANPNANVIMCTSVGQEEKMKEAVKAGADGYITKPFQKPSVIEAIEDVVPS, translated from the coding sequence ATGCCCGACGTACTGATAGCCGACGACTCCGAGTTTATGCGTAACCTGCTTCGAGAGATTCTCGAGGAAGACCACACTATCGTGGGGGAGGTCGAGAACGGCGTGGAAGCCGTCGAGGTGTACAAAGAAGAGACGCCGGACCTCGTGATGATGGACATCGTGATGCCCATCCGGGACGGCATCGAGGCGACCGACGAGATCAAGTCCGCGAACCCGAACGCCAACGTCATCATGTGCACCAGCGTCGGGCAGGAGGAGAAGATGAAAGAGGCGGTCAAGGCGGGAGCCGACGGGTACATCACCAAACCGTTCCAGAAGCCGAGTGTCATCGAGGCTATCGAGGACGTCGTCCCGTCATAG
- a CDS encoding chemotaxis protein CheC, which produces MNVDIQSLGTFNQLAHEGAQQATQSLAQMTGIDASVDVTKITLVDRTDVGESLVGQEFVGVQFDFDGVLEGDTVLVFDTDSADTLVEALMPGGSDDEAMARSGVEEVGNIMMSGFIDGWADYLEAAIEHSPPTYIEKAGKDVLPEARHPDDHQQVFVFKSEIEWVGESVNFYIYMLPEYEAFAEVMTEHADTEGDAIPIDKLHTFNEMTTSGTQKAADNVEMMTGIPTEAEVSQISFAPITDVPKQVGTDTYVGTVVEFTGVPSGYLLVLFDEMSAINVAEAMMPIEMDGDELTAQHESAIEELGNIMTSGFVDGWANVLQTSVDHTPPRLVHDMGRSIMDPLAAQVGQYQEHAFIIDSKMKTDDIEFEAEIHALPNEQELRQALDDLDVDRADETDANVEQIFE; this is translated from the coding sequence ATGAACGTCGACATCCAGTCGCTGGGCACGTTCAACCAGCTGGCTCACGAGGGCGCCCAGCAGGCGACGCAGTCGCTGGCGCAGATGACGGGTATCGACGCGTCCGTCGACGTGACCAAGATAACGCTCGTCGACCGGACGGACGTCGGCGAGTCGCTCGTCGGCCAGGAGTTCGTCGGCGTCCAGTTCGACTTCGACGGGGTCCTCGAGGGCGACACCGTGCTGGTCTTCGATACCGACTCCGCGGACACGCTGGTCGAGGCGCTGATGCCCGGCGGGAGCGACGACGAGGCGATGGCCCGGAGCGGCGTCGAGGAGGTCGGCAACATCATGATGAGCGGCTTCATCGACGGGTGGGCCGACTACCTGGAGGCCGCCATCGAGCACTCGCCGCCGACGTACATCGAGAAGGCCGGCAAGGACGTGCTCCCGGAGGCACGCCACCCGGACGACCACCAGCAAGTGTTCGTCTTCAAGTCGGAGATAGAGTGGGTCGGTGAGTCGGTCAACTTCTACATCTACATGCTCCCGGAGTACGAGGCGTTCGCGGAGGTGATGACCGAACACGCCGACACCGAGGGCGACGCCATCCCCATCGACAAGCTGCACACGTTCAACGAGATGACGACCAGCGGGACCCAGAAGGCCGCCGACAACGTCGAGATGATGACCGGTATCCCGACCGAGGCCGAGGTGAGCCAGATCAGTTTCGCGCCCATCACCGACGTCCCCAAACAGGTCGGCACCGACACCTACGTCGGGACCGTCGTCGAGTTCACCGGCGTGCCGAGCGGATATCTGCTGGTGCTGTTCGACGAGATGTCTGCTATCAACGTCGCCGAGGCGATGATGCCCATCGAGATGGACGGCGACGAGCTGACCGCCCAGCACGAATCGGCGATCGAAGAACTCGGGAACATCATGACCAGCGGTTTCGTCGACGGCTGGGCGAACGTGCTGCAGACGTCGGTGGACCACACCCCGCCGCGGCTGGTCCACGACATGGGCCGGTCCATCATGGACCCGCTGGCTGCGCAGGTCGGCCAGTACCAGGAACACGCCTTCATCATCGACTCGAAGATGAAGACCGACGACATCGAGTTCGAGGCCGAGATTCACGCGCTGCCAAACGAGCAGGAACTGCGACAGGCACTCGACGACCTGGACGTCGACCGAGCGGACGAGACCGACGCGAACGTCGAGCAAATCTTCGAATAA